GCCCGTCGAGGGTCAGGCCATTTGCACCTGGGGCAGGGGAAACTATACCGTGCGAACCCGCGACTGGCGCTATACCCGTTACTATGATGGCGGCGAAGAGTTATATGATCATACCAAAGACCCCGATGAATGGACCAATCTGGCCAATAACCCGGAATATGCCGATGTGAAGACCAGACTTTCCGCCAAACTTCCACAACAGGAAGTGCCGATTATTATGGAGGGCCTCGAGGGGTGGAGCATTCCATACAGCGCCGACAAAAAACTAGAACCGAAAAACAAAGGAAACTAATTGATGATGAATAAGTCATTAAAAGCCATGGTCCTGGGGGGGCTGGTTGGCGTGGTGTCCGCAGCGGAACGGCCGAATGTGGTTCTCATTGTCTGTGATGATCTTAATGATTATATCACCGGGATTCAGGGGCAGGCGGGGCATCCGCAAACCCTCACACCCCATATGGAAAAACTGGCTTCTTCCGGTGTGGCGTTCAGGAGAGCCTATTCAAACCATCCAGTCTGTGCACCATCCCGTTCGAGTTTTCTTACCGGTATTTATGGCCATACATCCGGCAATCTTTTCTGGAATAAATGGTTTCAGAATCCAGTACTGAAGAACTCCCGCAGTCTGATGGATCATTTTAAGCAGAACGGCTATCACGTGGTCGGTTCCGGCAAAATGATGCATCATGGAAAGCCCGATGAGTGGAGCGAGTTCAAGTATAAAGCCGACTATGGCCCGATGGCGTATGACGGTGAAAAACGGGTGGCCCATCCGGGCGTGCCGAAGCCGTTCTGGGATATCGGTTCTGTCGATGGATCCTGGGGGGCGCTTGAAGATATTCCTTATGCGGACGAGGACAAACCGGGATCCGGCTGGATCTATGGGGACTGGAGTAAACTGAAAAGGTTTAATCCTGAAACCGATCTGACTCCCGATGAAATGAATGCAGAGTGGGCGGTGAATCAGATTGAATCATTTTCAAAACAGGATGGAGACCAGCCATTCTTTCTAGGCGTAGGTTTTATCCGTCCGCACACTCCGCTGCATGTGGCGAAAAAATATTTTGAAATGTTCCCGCTGGATGAACTTGAGATGCCGCTGATTAAGGATGGCGATGCGGACGATACGCACTATCGTGAAATTTTCGATCCCGGGCATAAGGGCCTACGCTATTACAAGACCCTGATGGACTCCTATGATGGGGATAAGGAACGGGCCATTAAAACCTTTACCCAGGCATATCTAGCCTGTGTAGCCGCTGTTGATGAGTGTATTGGTGACGTTGTTGAGGCCATTGATAACAGTCCATACAAGGACAACACCATTATTGTCGTTACTTCTGATCATGGTTGGCAGATGGGGCAGAAGGATTATCTATTTAAAAACTCTCCCTGGGAGGAAAGCTGTCGAGTGCCGTTGGTTGTACGTGCGCCGGGTGTGGCAAAAGCCGGACGAGTTGCAGAGCATCCGGTTTCGCTGATCGATCTTTACCCGACCCTCGTAGATCTCTGCGGCCTTCCGAAAGAAACCCGCAAAAATAAAAACGGGGCTCCATTGGATGGATATAGTGTTCGTCCGTTCCTGGAAAATCCCCAGAGTCGTACCTGGGAGGGACCGGAAGGGGCGCTTTCCATGATTTATGTCGGCGAGCTGAACAAAGGGTTCTCCTCAGAAGATAAAAATATGCTCAAAAATCAGCACTGGAGCTACCGCACCGAACGTTGGCGCTATATCCGCTACTTTGATGGGGTTGAAGAGCTCTATGATCATGAAAGCGATCCGCGTGAATGGACCAACCTGGCCGGTTCGCCGGAACATGCTGCGATCAAGAAAAAACTACATCAGCAGATACTGGAAATCACCGGCCCGCTTGACCGAAAAACACCGACTCAGCAGACCGTTTCATCAAAACCGAAAAAGAAATGGAACTGGTTCGGCACATTGGATACCAATAAAGATGGCATAGTCACCGAAGGCGAATGGCTGACCTGGAACAAAAAGTCTGCCGTTAAAAAAGGCGATTCCTTCAACGAAGCCAAACAGAAAGAATACTTCGCTGCACGCGATGCAAATGGCGATGGTCAATTGACCCGTAAAGAGCTGGAAGAGAGCCTGAAATAGGAAAGTAACTGCGATAACTAGTCCACGGAAAGAATCCGGATGGAGAGGTTCGAAATCCTGTTCGGGAAACTGGGGTTGCGGAAGGGCCTAAGTTCGCATTACCATCCTGTAAGGAGTGCCGATCAAGACGGTTGTTCAAAAAGCGAAAAACGGGTCATATTGACCCGCTTCCGCACTTTTTTGTTGCAACCCATTGCTATAGCGAATGTTAACTTTTGGAATTCTAAGTTCGCATTACCATCCACTTTAAGCTGCATTTAAACCATGAAGCGCGTTGCATGTCGTTTCTTTATCAACCTTGTAATCAATATGATACATGAATGTGTCTGGGTGTCAATAAGCGGTGCAACTTTCTGAAAAACGGTGAGTTTTGCTGGGCAAAACCCGAAGTTTCCTGCGCCTACCCCCAATCTTAAACCACGGATCGGTGAACTTAAGGTGGAACCTGCGGTTCCCTGTTCCGTGTTCTGGCGGCCAACGAGCCGCCCTTCCATGATGCCGTCGCGGAGCGGAGCCCGTCCCCGAAGGGGCGGCCCGGAGGGCCGAGGGCGGAGCGCAGCGACGGCATCACTTGCGATCATGTTCTGACTGCTCCTTCCATGAATACCTCGGCGGGGGTGCGTTTGTCCAGAGCGCTGTGCTTCCTCTCGTGGTTGTAATATTTAAAATAGCTGTCAAGGCCCCGATGCAACGCATGCCCGTCGGCATAGCATGCGGGATAGATTTTCTCATACTTCACCGACCACCACAGTCGTTCGATGAATACGTTGTCCAACGCCCGGCCTCGCCCGTCCATGCTGATGGTGATGTTCTCGTTTAACAGGACACCGGTGAAGGCGTTCGAGGTGAACTGGCTTCCTTGGTCGGTGTTGAATATCTCCGGATTCCCCTGCGTCAGCGCACGCTCCAGCGCATCAACGCAGAACGTGCTCTCCATGGTGCTTGAGAGCTCCCAGGCGAGCACATAGCGGCTGTACCAGTCGATTACGGCGGTCAGGTACATGTATCCATGCCGCATCGGGATGTAGGTGATGTCCGTACTCCAAACCTGGTTCACCCGTTCGATGTCCACATTGCGCAGCAAATAAGGGTAGATCTTGTGCCTCGGGGCGGGCTTGCTCGTGTGCGGACCGGGCGTGATGGCCTGAATCCCCATCAGCTGCATGAGGCGGGCGACCCGCTTGTGATTGACATCATAGTCTTGATCACGCAACCAGTCCGTCATGCGTGGATAGCCGAACTCCGGATGCCGGAGATACTGCTCGTCGATCAAACGCATCAGAAGCAGGTTCTCCGGCGTTTCCGGGGCGGGGTCGTAGTAGAAGCCCGATCTGGGGACGCCTGCGAGCCTACACTGCCGCCGAACCGAATAATCGGTGCCGGGCTCCACCCAGCTGCGGCGCGTTGAAAGCGGCAGGCTCATAGCTTTTTTTCGAGCCACTTCACGTCCATCTTCAGACGCCCGATCTCTTCGTAAAGTGGAGCCGTAAGCTCTTCTTCCGTTTGAGCCTGCTTCTTTTTCCCCGATGCAAAAAGATCCGGCGCATTCGAAAGCAACTGCTTCTTCCAATCCGAAATCTGGTTCGGATGGACCTGATATTCCGATGCCAGCTCCGCCAATGTCTTCACGCCCTTGATGGCCTCAATCGCCACCTTGGCCTTGAACTTGTCCGTGAATGTTCTTCGTTTTCTTCCCATTTCCATGCGTCCTTTTGTACCATGTTGAGGACGCAGGTTCCACTTAAGCCGGTGGTCCGAAAATCGGGGTTAAGCGCATCCCCCGAAGTTTTACAGAGCCATTTTTGATGAATTGAGAGTTTCTGAGAATTCGTTCGCGGGAAACGCCGATGATGAATACGGCGAGATCCATATCCAGAAAATGGACAGTGGTCTCATGCCTCTGGTATTCCGGAATGACCACTCTCCGATTTGAACCTGTCAGCTCAGCGGATAAAGCAATAGAGTCAGATATATTGGTTCCAATATATAGCATCTTTCATACGGGTTTATGGGTATTGCTCCCACAGAGGTTGTCAAAAGGCTCCAGGCGTTGATCGAAACACCGGTGTTTCAGAGCACCAGTGACATTTCCGGAGCCTTCTCTTTTTCGCGGAAGCTGCGTAAAATATTACATGCTCTCTACTGCCATTGGCCCGAGGACGCCCATGTTGAAGAAAACGGCTCGCCGGATAGTTGGGCTTCTACCATTGGACGGAAGAAACCGTGAAGAATACGGATTACTTCTCGAAAGCTGGCTGGAGCGATGTCCTCAAGTTCCTGCTTGCGGACAAAGGCGGCCCATTGTTCTTCTTTCCCGAATGATTCCGGGAATTCTTCTAAAAAGAAACGAGGGTTCAGGTCGAGCGGGGTTTCGCGCTGTTCAAAGGTGGCAACACAGGCTTTTTGCAGTTCTTCTCCGGCAATTTCCTCATGCTGGATGATATTCCAGACATCGTAAAAATCTTTCATGCGGCTGTTGAGCTCGCCCAGTTTGATCATCGCCTCAAATTTTTCGGCGATTACGGTCAGTTGGTGATAGCACCGCAGTTCCGGAGCAGGGAAGTCCAGCAGGGTGGGTACGGTTGCCTCAATAGCACCGGGAACCAACGCATCGCCGAATCCGATGTCGATTTGTATTGGAATGCGACTTTGCCCGATAAATGCAAACCCCCGAATCCGGACGCCTTCATAGTCGGCATCTTCTTTAATCCGTTCCGCCCGAATGTTGTCGCTGTCAAATTCGATACCGTCCCCTTCAACATGGGTCTTGCAAATCTCTTGGACGATGGCTGTCAGGTTGTCCAGCGAGTTTTCCGTGAAGCCGAGCAGATCGATGTCTTTGGTGCTGCGCCGGCCATAGTCCGGTTCCCAGACCATGAAAAGAAGGGCGCCTTTCAGGACGAAATTTTCCGAATGCTCCGATTTTGAAAGCCGGTAAAGAAAGCGCTCCATGGCATAGCGGGAAAGCAGACGGTTGAAGTTTTCTCCATGCTCTTTTGCATAATTGCGCAGGCGTTGGAAAACGGAGTGAGCAAGGTTGCTGGGAGTGGGGTTGCTCATACAATGGCCTCCATGTAAGGGCGCATTACATTATACATACGGCAGGCTTTTGCGGCTTCGACCAGTTCATCGGCAGTGGCTTTTCGATCCCTCCAGACTTCTTTAAGAGCTTCGAGGGCTACATCCATGCCGATTTTGTTGCGGAATTTAAAACAATCCGCGACGGTTTTTGCCGGACTGTAGACCTTTAGAGGTACCCCGTTTTCAATATGTTCCTGTATGCCGAACGAGTAGGCGGTTCCTGTGACATAGGTGAGATTAAGCGGGTATTCGACGGTCGGCTTCCATGTGCTTTTGGGAACACTGATCCAGATGACATGTGGGCTTTGGGTTCCGATGTTGTGAAAGGACAGGGCCGACAGCAGACAGAATACGGCGCTGGGAATGCGCTTGGCGACTTCTTGCAGTTCGTAGTTCTGGGTGATTGGCGCATCGGTGCGTGCATACAGCCCCCTTGATCGTCTTTCAAGCTGGCCGGATTTACACAGCATTGAAAGGTAAGCACGCGGGATTCCGACGGCCTCTACATCACGCGGACGGATAATTCCCCTCTGGTCTGCCAGTTTCAGTATCTGTTCTGTTCGCTTCATTATGATTTTCCGTTTCCAAGGTATATAATCACAAGTAACTTGGATTAGCAAACATTGGTTTTGCTTAAATTTAAGTGATGATGACGGCCGCGGTTGAGATCGTTATGGAGTACTATTTCAAACCCCAGCGCGCCCAGTTAAAACAAGCCCTCCAACGCAACATGCCCAGCATGCTTACGTTCGGGGTAGCCCCGCCCGCAGAAGCCGCCGCCGTATTGCGAACTGCCATTTCAAAAAACTGGAAAGCGACAATAGAAAAGCATTGAAGCTTTTGGAAGGGGTGTCGGATCAATAATGGTTTTCAGTGACTCTCGGATTTGAGCTTGTTAATCTCTTGGTCGGGGTGTTCAAGCCCCTCCGGACCCACCACTCTTTTGTTTCATCTTGTCCAATGTTTACAGGGGTTTGGTACATATTTTGCGCTTCGTCCCTCTCCTTGATAGCCCCTGATATTTTACGCAAAAACCCGATCTTTGACCAAAGAAGTGGCAAAGAAGTGGCAAAGATTTTGGCCGCACCCAACGCGGGGGAATCAACGGCAAGCACGATGCCGATCCGTAGATCCCGTAATGGCGGGCAAAAAAGTCAGTTCCTCGAGAGGAAGCCTTCGATTGTTTCCATCAGTAGCTTGGCCAGTCGGTTCAGCAGGAAGATGTCCTCTGGACGGGCCTGCTTCAGTTCCAGCGTTTCCAATACGCCCCGATGCTGCAGCATCAGATCCTCGGCCGGCAAGCGGGAGGTTTCCGCCTCGTTGCCGAAGCAGTAGGGCGAAAGGTAACGCTGTCATGCAGATTGCGGTGGGCGCAGCAACGCGGGTCCGACGGCAGGATAAAGTCAAGGGAACGCCCCTCCCGGACAGAGACATAGAGATCTTCATATGCGCGGTAGCCGCAGATCGGCTCTCCCCGCCAGGATTGACTTAGCACAAATCCTAACATAGAAAATGGGATTCGTATGTGGGGGCACGTCACAACTGCCATGAAGAGCGTTTCACAAGAGAAAATGGGAAAGAGTGTTGGATGGAATTCGTTTCTGTAACACATGTATGCAAATGAACAGCGTATCTTCCAGATTGGACGTGATGCTAAGACGCATCGTTTTGGCTATGGCCGCTTTGTTGGCCTGGCCCGTTTCGCTGTACGCGGCTTCTTTGGATTCTGAGAACGAGGTGCTTGCTGCGCCCGATAAGCAGCCGATTATCTGGAGGATCCCGCGGGAACGCCGCGAGCTGATGGAAGAATCGGACCGGCTGCGTGAGGAGCTTGCCGGGCTGCCTGCTTTCTCGGAATCACGCCAGATCGACAGCTACGGTTTCCATGGGGGATATCTCCCCGTGCTGGAAGAGCTTCCGGAAGAGCCTCGATGGACCGTGGACGTGCAGTTTGGGGAGAAAGCCGAGCTGGAGCATATTTTTCTGGTTCCGGCGATAGACCCGCGCTTTAGCGGAATACGATCCTACGGCTTTCCCCGACGTTTCCGTGTATCGGTCGTTCTGTCAGATGGCACTGTTTCCCCGGTGTCGGAGTTTCTGGAAAGAGATGCGCCGGATAACGACTATGTACCGCGCCGGATAAAGCTGGATGAACCGGGCGGAGCAATAATCCGTATCGAGGTTTATCAGGGGGCGGTGGAGGGCGAAAAAGAATATTTTGCCATGGGTGAAGTTATTGGTGTTTCAAATGATAACATTTGGAGTGCCGAGCAGGTGGAGGTCAGCCGATCTTTTGAGTCAAAGCCGTATTGGAGCAGGGATTACCTGATTGATCAAAAGACCGGTCTCGGTATGCCGCTGGGTGCTGCTGTGCAGAACCCGGCTTTTGATGCAGATCATGATTTTATCACGGAGTTGAATAATGAACCTGAGTCACCGCTTATCATTGCGCTTCATTTGGGAAGAGCCCGGTGGGTGGGATGGGTTTCGCTGTTCCCTCCAAAGGCACCGGATGGGGGCGTGGTTCCCGGCTTCGGTTTCCCCGGGGAAGTGGAATTTTTCATGGTCGATTCATTGCCGGAGTCCAGAGAAATGATTGGCCGGCGGACTCCCTATTTATGGGACAAAGGCAATCCCGGCGACAATATGGTCCGCATTCCCCTCTACTCTCAGAAGGGTCGTTGGCTGCTGCTTAAATTCAACGATCTTGCAGAACAAGATGGACGGAATTTTTTGGGGCTGGGTGAGATCGTTGTACACCAGAGAAACGAACTCCTGGCCATAAAAGACATACATCTGCTCGGCTTCCCCGCGGGGGCGCAGGAGATCGCTTCACGGCTGGTGGATGGGCTGGTCGGGGGACGCTCCGTCCTGTCAATGCGGGACTGGTTTGGGATAATCGACCGGCAATACCGACTAAATGCTGAATTGCAACGTGCTGTTGCGAAGGAAGCTGAGCTTGGGGCGCAATGGGAGATGTTTTTGCGCCGTTTGTGGATCGTGCTGGCGGCGGCGATTTTAATGGCGTTGGCGGTTGCTATCGTCTCGCGGCGAATCAGTCTCCAGAAGCTCCGGCTTCGTCTTGCAGAGGAGCATCATCAGACCGAATTGGAGCAGTTGAAACTTCGCTTTTTTACCCATATTTCGCATGAACTTCGAACACCGCTATCGGTGATCCAGGCGCCGATCGAGCGCGCGATCAAGGCGGTTTCGGATCAAAAACTGAAAGACTACCTGAGTATGGCACTCAGAAATGTCGGTGAGCTGCAGCAATTGGTGGAGCAGATTCTTGAGCTGCGTCGGATTCACGACGGGAAGATGCGCATCGAAACCCGGCAGGTGGATGTGGTGAAACTGGTTGGCGGGATCGTGGACTCATTGATGCCGCTGGCTTCCGGTCAGGATATAGAACTTGTATTTGAGCCGAAAATGGAACACGCCTCTGTTTGTACGGATCCGCATGCACTTAAACGGGTGTTGGGTAACCTGACCGGCAATGCACTCAAGTATACCCCGGCAGGCGGGCGTGTTCTGATCGGACTTTCCATGGACAAACAAAATCTGGTTTGTTCCGTCGAAGATACCGGGCCGGGTATTTCGGAGGAGGATCTTTCTCATATTTTTGAGCAGCACTTCCGCGCGGAATCGGCGGTTTCGGCGCATGTGCCCGGTTCCGGGATCGGGCTGGCACTGGTTCAGGAACTGGTTGAGCTCATGTCCGGTACTGTACGGGTGGAAAGCCCCGTGGCCGATGGGCGGGGAACGAGGTTTGTGGTGAGTTTTGCGTTAGCAGGGCAGGTGAATAATGAAAAAGCATAAGGAACATTCGGAGCAGGTTTTAGTGGTCGAGGATAATCCGGACCTGCGAATGGTCCTCGAGACTGAACTCGAAGACGACTATGAGATTCTGACGGCCTCGAATGGCCGCGAAGGGCTGGAACTGGCGCTGCTGCACCTGCCGGATCTGGTCATCGCCGACATTATGATGCCCGTTATGTCCGGGATCGAGCTGTGCAGCGCACTCAAGGGCAATGAACTTACCAACCACATCCCGGTTGTGATGCTGACGGCCCGTGACAAGGAAAGCGAGCAGGTCGAAGGACTGGAGGTCGGTGCTAACGACTATATAACCAAACCGTTCTCCATACCGATTTTGAAGATGCGAGTTAACAATCTGCTGGAATCCCGCCGGAATTTTCGCGAACGCATGATGCGCCAATGGAGGGACGGCGGGTTGAGGGAGACCTCTCCAGCTCCTTTTGAGGATCCGCTCGTGAACCGTGCCGTCGAACTGATCCTTCAGCATATAGACGATTCCGCTTTTGGGGTCGAAGAGCTGGCGCAGACGATGAATCTGAACAGTCGTACCCTGCAACGCAAGCTGAAGGTCTTGACGGATCAGACTCCTCGGGAATTTATCCGTTCTATCCGCATGCGAGAGGCACATCTACTGTTACGTACGGGGGAGCTCAGTATTTCGGAGGTTGCCTTTCAGGTAGGCTATCGGGAGCCGACTCATTTCAGCCGCAGCTTTAAACAGGTGTTCGGTATCTCCCCCTCGCAGCTGCGTGATCGCGGGCAGGAATAATCATATCCACAGTTCCGGATCGCTCTGGAATCATAGAATCATTCTCCGCTGGGCCTCGGCGGCTGCTAAATGGATACCCTGCTGCGTCCCCCGCCATTTCGTATGAGATAATATGAAAAGCCTTCCGGCGGTTTTTGTCGCGTAATGGTCTGTCTTTTGTCGGGTACGGGTTAACGCATTTTTGACCCACGGTGCTAGTTTGTTGACCCTGTAGTAAATCAAAGGGTTGTTTGCTGGTAATGAGATCCATGCACTTCTGGTGGGGATCATTGCAGGCAGAAATGAGTACAAAACACGCATAATAGTCCGACAACAAGGAGGTACATGATGAGGAAAACAGGTTATATTTTGATTGCTTCGGTTTTAATGGCTGGGCTGGCTTCGGCGCAGATCTGGTCGGAAGATTTTGATCCGGCTCCGGTGCTGAATGAAGATGGATTCGGTGAGATCACCAATGAGTGGTCGACCGGGCAATGGATTCATACCAAGGCTTCGAATGTCTCAAATGTTGTGGAAGGTG
This DNA window, taken from Pontiella desulfatans, encodes the following:
- a CDS encoding sulfatase-like hydrolase/transferase — its product is MMNKSLKAMVLGGLVGVVSAAERPNVVLIVCDDLNDYITGIQGQAGHPQTLTPHMEKLASSGVAFRRAYSNHPVCAPSRSSFLTGIYGHTSGNLFWNKWFQNPVLKNSRSLMDHFKQNGYHVVGSGKMMHHGKPDEWSEFKYKADYGPMAYDGEKRVAHPGVPKPFWDIGSVDGSWGALEDIPYADEDKPGSGWIYGDWSKLKRFNPETDLTPDEMNAEWAVNQIESFSKQDGDQPFFLGVGFIRPHTPLHVAKKYFEMFPLDELEMPLIKDGDADDTHYREIFDPGHKGLRYYKTLMDSYDGDKERAIKTFTQAYLACVAAVDECIGDVVEAIDNSPYKDNTIIVVTSDHGWQMGQKDYLFKNSPWEESCRVPLVVRAPGVAKAGRVAEHPVSLIDLYPTLVDLCGLPKETRKNKNGAPLDGYSVRPFLENPQSRTWEGPEGALSMIYVGELNKGFSSEDKNMLKNQHWSYRTERWRYIRYFDGVEELYDHESDPREWTNLAGSPEHAAIKKKLHQQILEITGPLDRKTPTQQTVSSKPKKKWNWFGTLDTNKDGIVTEGEWLTWNKKSAVKKGDSFNEAKQKEYFAARDANGDGQLTRKELEESLK
- a CDS encoding IS3 family transposase (programmed frameshift), which codes for MGRKRRTFTDKFKAKVAIEAIKGVKTLAELASEYQVHPNQISDWKKQLLSNAPDLFASGKKKQAQTEEELTAPLYEEIGRLKMDVKWLKKAMSLPLSTRRSWVEPGTDYSVRRQCRLAGVPRSGFYYDPAPETPENLLLMRLIDEQYLRHPEFGYPRMTDWLRDQDYDVNHKRVARLMQLMGIQAITPGPHTSKPAPRHKIYPYLLRNVDIERVNQVWSTDITYIPMRHGYMYLTAVIDWYSRYVLAWELSSTMESTFCVDALERALTQGNPEIFNTDQGSQFTSNAFTGVLLNENITISMDGRGRALDNVFIERLWWSVKYEKIYPACYADGHALHRGLDSYFKYYNHERKHSALDKRTPAEVFMEGAVRT
- a CDS encoding nucleotidyl transferase AbiEii/AbiGii toxin family protein, with translation MSNPTPSNLAHSVFQRLRNYAKEHGENFNRLLSRYAMERFLYRLSKSEHSENFVLKGALLFMVWEPDYGRRSTKDIDLLGFTENSLDNLTAIVQEICKTHVEGDGIEFDSDNIRAERIKEDADYEGVRIRGFAFIGQSRIPIQIDIGFGDALVPGAIEATVPTLLDFPAPELRCYHQLTVIAEKFEAMIKLGELNSRMKDFYDVWNIIQHEEIAGEELQKACVATFEQRETPLDLNPRFFLEEFPESFGKEEQWAAFVRKQELEDIAPASFREVIRILHGFFRPMVEAQLSGEPFSSTWASSGQWQ
- a CDS encoding type IV toxin-antitoxin system AbiEi family antitoxin domain-containing protein — its product is MKRTEQILKLADQRGIIRPRDVEAVGIPRAYLSMLCKSGQLERRSRGLYARTDAPITQNYELQEVAKRIPSAVFCLLSALSFHNIGTQSPHVIWISVPKSTWKPTVEYPLNLTYVTGTAYSFGIQEHIENGVPLKVYSPAKTVADCFKFRNKIGMDVALEALKEVWRDRKATADELVEAAKACRMYNVMRPYMEAIV
- a CDS encoding sensor histidine kinase yields the protein MNSVSSRLDVMLRRIVLAMAALLAWPVSLYAASLDSENEVLAAPDKQPIIWRIPRERRELMEESDRLREELAGLPAFSESRQIDSYGFHGGYLPVLEELPEEPRWTVDVQFGEKAELEHIFLVPAIDPRFSGIRSYGFPRRFRVSVVLSDGTVSPVSEFLERDAPDNDYVPRRIKLDEPGGAIIRIEVYQGAVEGEKEYFAMGEVIGVSNDNIWSAEQVEVSRSFESKPYWSRDYLIDQKTGLGMPLGAAVQNPAFDADHDFITELNNEPESPLIIALHLGRARWVGWVSLFPPKAPDGGVVPGFGFPGEVEFFMVDSLPESREMIGRRTPYLWDKGNPGDNMVRIPLYSQKGRWLLLKFNDLAEQDGRNFLGLGEIVVHQRNELLAIKDIHLLGFPAGAQEIASRLVDGLVGGRSVLSMRDWFGIIDRQYRLNAELQRAVAKEAELGAQWEMFLRRLWIVLAAAILMALAVAIVSRRISLQKLRLRLAEEHHQTELEQLKLRFFTHISHELRTPLSVIQAPIERAIKAVSDQKLKDYLSMALRNVGELQQLVEQILELRRIHDGKMRIETRQVDVVKLVGGIVDSLMPLASGQDIELVFEPKMEHASVCTDPHALKRVLGNLTGNALKYTPAGGRVLIGLSMDKQNLVCSVEDTGPGISEEDLSHIFEQHFRAESAVSAHVPGSGIGLALVQELVELMSGTVRVESPVADGRGTRFVVSFALAGQVNNEKA
- a CDS encoding response regulator, producing the protein MKKHKEHSEQVLVVEDNPDLRMVLETELEDDYEILTASNGREGLELALLHLPDLVIADIMMPVMSGIELCSALKGNELTNHIPVVMLTARDKESEQVEGLEVGANDYITKPFSIPILKMRVNNLLESRRNFRERMMRQWRDGGLRETSPAPFEDPLVNRAVELILQHIDDSAFGVEELAQTMNLNSRTLQRKLKVLTDQTPREFIRSIRMREAHLLLRTGELSISEVAFQVGYREPTHFSRSFKQVFGISPSQLRDRGQE